The following are encoded in a window of Streptomyces sp. Go-475 genomic DNA:
- a CDS encoding PspA/IM30 family protein has protein sequence MKRMGMIFRAKANKALDRAEDPRETLDYSYQKQLELLQKVRRGVADVATSRKRLELQLNQLQQQSTKLEDQGRKALALGREDLAREALSRRAALQQQVTDLETQHATLQGEEEKLTLAAQRLQAKVDAFRTKKETIKATYTAAQAQTRIGEAFSGISEEMGDVGLAIQRAEDKTAQLQARAGAIDELLASGALDDQSGMHKDDIQAELDRLSGGTDVELELQRMKAELAGGPSGGKQAIEGGTSQQQSQQQPQDTPRFDKQ, from the coding sequence ATGAAGCGTATGGGGATGATCTTCCGCGCGAAGGCGAACAAGGCCCTTGACCGGGCCGAGGACCCGCGCGAGACCCTCGATTACTCGTACCAGAAGCAGCTGGAGCTGCTCCAGAAGGTCCGCCGCGGCGTCGCCGACGTGGCGACCAGCCGCAAGCGCCTGGAGCTCCAGCTGAACCAGCTGCAGCAGCAGTCCACCAAGCTGGAGGACCAGGGCCGCAAGGCGCTCGCGCTGGGCCGGGAGGACCTGGCCCGCGAGGCGCTCTCCCGCCGGGCCGCCCTCCAGCAGCAGGTGACCGACCTGGAGACCCAGCACGCCACGCTCCAGGGCGAGGAGGAGAAGCTCACCCTCGCGGCCCAGCGGCTCCAGGCCAAGGTCGACGCCTTCCGCACGAAGAAGGAGACGATCAAGGCGACGTACACGGCGGCCCAGGCGCAGACCCGGATCGGCGAGGCCTTCTCCGGCATCTCCGAGGAGATGGGCGACGTCGGCCTGGCGATCCAGCGCGCCGAGGACAAGACGGCCCAGCTCCAGGCCCGCGCCGGCGCGATCGACGAACTGCTCGCCTCCGGCGCCCTCGACGACCAGTCCGGCATGCACAAGGACGACATCCAGGCCGAGCTGGACCGGCTCTCCGGTGGTACGGATGTAGAGCTGGAACTGCAGCGCATGAAGGCCGAGCTCGCCGGTGGTCCGAGCGGCGGGAAGCAGGCCATCGAAGGTGGCACGAGCCAGCAGCAGTCCCAGCAGCAGCCGCAGGACACCCCGCGCTTCGACAAGCAGTAG
- a CDS encoding methyltransferase domain-containing protein, with translation MARQLDEQIVGRFPVGQRLRVLDVGMGQGTQALQLARAGHQVTGLEQDPTMIAAARESLAGEPEGIRERMRIIEGDGRDTGVHFLPGSFDVVLCHGVLMYVEEPDPLLAGLARMLAQGGLLSLLVRNGDALAIRPGLSGDWAGALAAFDTTAYRNRLGLDVRADRLKDLTATLAGIGAPLHAWYGVRVFTDTAADGAEIPADVETLLAVEEKAGRTDPYRGVAALLHLCGVRG, from the coding sequence GTGGCCCGCCAGCTGGACGAGCAGATAGTCGGGCGGTTCCCGGTCGGGCAGCGGCTGCGGGTGCTCGACGTGGGCATGGGCCAGGGCACGCAGGCGCTGCAGCTGGCCCGGGCCGGGCACCAGGTGACCGGTCTGGAGCAGGACCCGACGATGATCGCCGCGGCCCGGGAGTCCCTCGCCGGGGAACCGGAGGGCATCCGGGAGCGGATGCGGATCATCGAGGGCGACGGCCGGGACACCGGCGTGCACTTCCTGCCGGGCAGCTTCGACGTGGTGCTCTGCCACGGCGTCCTGATGTACGTCGAGGAACCCGACCCGCTGCTGGCGGGGCTGGCCCGGATGCTCGCGCAGGGCGGGCTGCTGTCCCTGCTCGTGCGCAACGGGGACGCGCTCGCGATACGGCCGGGGCTGTCCGGCGACTGGGCGGGCGCGCTGGCCGCGTTCGACACGACCGCCTACCGGAACCGGCTGGGGCTCGACGTACGGGCCGACCGGCTGAAGGACCTGACGGCGACGCTCGCCGGTATCGGGGCGCCGCTGCACGCCTGGTACGGGGTGCGGGTGTTCACGGACACGGCGGCGGACGGCGCCGAGATCCCGGCCGACGTGGAGACGCTGCTCGCGGTGGAGGAGAAGGCCGGGCGGACGGATCCCTACCGCGGGGTGGCGGCGCTGCTGCACCTGTGCGGCGTACGGGGCTGA
- a CDS encoding DUF3043 domain-containing protein yields MFRSRAKDEKAQAADKAPVTDSSQPRHPEAPKGRPTPKRSQAQSQRRSVANTSMTRKEAAKRQREERRAALERQRQALASGDERYLPARDKGPVRRFARDFIDSRFNIAEFFLPMAVVILVLSMVRVAALQNIALLLWLVVIVLIVLDSFVTGFRLKKQLNERFAGENRRGAVAYALMRSLQMRRLRLPKPQVKRGERP; encoded by the coding sequence GTGTTCCGTAGCCGTGCGAAGGATGAGAAGGCCCAGGCAGCCGACAAGGCGCCGGTGACCGACTCCAGTCAGCCCCGTCACCCCGAGGCCCCCAAGGGCCGCCCCACGCCCAAGCGCAGCCAGGCCCAGTCCCAGCGCCGCAGCGTGGCCAACACGTCGATGACGCGCAAGGAGGCCGCCAAGCGGCAGCGGGAGGAGCGCCGTGCCGCGCTGGAGCGCCAGCGCCAGGCGCTGGCGAGCGGCGACGAGCGGTATCTGCCCGCGCGTGACAAGGGACCGGTCCGCCGCTTCGCGCGCGACTTCATCGACTCGCGGTTCAACATCGCGGAGTTCTTCCTGCCGATGGCCGTCGTCATCCTCGTGCTGAGCATGGTGCGGGTGGCCGCGCTGCAGAACATCGCGCTGCTGCTGTGGCTCGTGGTGATCGTGCTGATCGTGCTCGACTCGTTCGTCACCGGCTTCCGTCTGAAGAAGCAGCTGAACGAGCGCTTCGCGGGTGAGAACAGGCGCGGCGCGGTCGCCTACGCCCTGATGCGCTCCCTGCAGATGCGCCGGCTCCGGCTGCCGAAGCCGCAGGTCAAGCGCGGAGAGCGGCCCTGA
- a CDS encoding sensor histidine kinase → MSTLQRARCQAKAHPLAMDAALAAAVLVCMVAASFVEPRHPHSVSWSLRTPDSLSLLLMALGAAALAFRRHAPMAVLALTGTLSVVESVTGDPRAPVAMSAVIALYTVASTTDRPTTWRVGLLTMTVLTGAAMSAGPLPWYAQENLAIFAWTGIGASAGDAVRSRRAFVQAIRERAERAERTREEEARRRVAEERLRIARDLHDVVAHHIALVNVQAGVAAHVMDKRPDQAKEALAHVREASRSALNELRATVGLLRQSGDPEAPTEPAPGLDRLDELTGTFRSAGLHIEVARADQDTTLPAAVDLAAYRIIQEALTNVQKHAGPQAKAEVSVVRVGPNIEITVLDDGSGEDTDPDSGGGHGLLGMRERVTALRGTLTTGPRYGGGFRVHAILPVKNRTPTGEDPA, encoded by the coding sequence GTGAGCACCCTCCAGCGGGCCAGATGTCAGGCCAAGGCACACCCCCTGGCCATGGACGCGGCACTGGCCGCTGCCGTCCTGGTCTGCATGGTCGCCGCCTCCTTCGTGGAACCCCGCCACCCCCACAGCGTCAGCTGGTCCCTGCGCACCCCCGACTCCCTCAGCCTCCTCCTCATGGCCCTCGGCGCCGCCGCCCTGGCCTTCCGCCGCCACGCCCCCATGGCGGTCCTCGCCCTCACCGGCACCCTCTCCGTCGTCGAGTCCGTCACCGGCGATCCCCGCGCCCCGGTCGCCATGTCCGCGGTCATCGCCCTGTACACCGTCGCCTCCACCACCGACCGCCCCACCACCTGGCGCGTCGGTCTGCTCACCATGACCGTGCTGACCGGGGCGGCCATGTCCGCCGGGCCGCTGCCCTGGTACGCCCAGGAGAACCTCGCGATCTTCGCCTGGACCGGCATCGGCGCCAGCGCCGGCGACGCCGTCCGCAGCCGCCGCGCCTTCGTCCAGGCCATCCGCGAACGCGCCGAGCGCGCCGAGCGCACCCGCGAGGAGGAGGCCCGCCGCCGGGTCGCCGAGGAGCGCCTGCGCATCGCCCGCGACCTGCACGACGTCGTCGCCCACCACATCGCCCTGGTCAACGTCCAGGCCGGTGTCGCCGCCCACGTCATGGACAAGCGCCCCGACCAGGCCAAGGAGGCCCTCGCCCACGTCCGCGAGGCCAGCCGCTCCGCGCTCAACGAACTCCGCGCCACGGTCGGCCTGCTCCGCCAGTCCGGCGACCCGGAGGCCCCCACCGAACCCGCCCCCGGCCTGGACCGCCTCGACGAACTCACCGGCACCTTCCGCAGCGCCGGGCTGCACATCGAGGTCGCCCGCGCCGACCAGGACACCACCCTCCCGGCAGCCGTCGACCTGGCCGCCTACCGGATCATCCAGGAGGCCCTGACGAACGTGCAGAAGCACGCGGGACCGCAGGCCAAGGCCGAGGTCAGCGTCGTACGGGTCGGACCGAACATCGAGATCACCGTCCTCGACGACGGCAGCGGCGAGGACACCGACCCGGACAGCGGCGGCGGCCACGGCCTGCTCGGCATGCGCGAGCGGGTCACCGCCCTGCGCGGCACCCTCACCACCGGTCCCCGCTACGGAGGCGGCTTCCGCGTCCATGCGATCCTGCCCGTCAAGAACCGCACACCGACCGGGGAGGACCCCGCATGA